A single window of Leptolyngbya ohadii IS1 DNA harbors:
- a CDS encoding hybrid sensor histidine kinase/response regulator, which translates to MMDLFRLEVEEQAKILNDGLLTLEAEPTAIQPLEALMRAAHSIKGAARIVGLDAAVNLAHTMEDCFVAAQERTLTLNADLVDQLLCGVDLLQELSHTSDRDLPEWFAEHDNAIATVRSRIESLRQSPSDAQTGSSPDSQSPSSPDSPDHPANNNSSGNSPHSSDLAASGNGYSQAQPSQNQSVLVAARSPSGETAKQPIDSQRDSSTRDSAASGSQRVVRVSADNLNRIMGLAGESLIEANALPAFANALMKVRSHQIELATNLDALEQRLLGESALSPVEQVLFERVRQQERQCRNLLSDRVAELEEFIRRTTNLSDRLYREVITSHMRPFEEGVQNFSRMVRDLARSLNKQVRLEIIGKSTTVDRDILARLETPITHILRNAIDHGIEFPADRVAAGKLPEGRIRLEAAHRGGMLTITVSDDGTGINVQRLRQKAIDRQLITPDMASRLSDAELMEFLFLPGFTLSQQVTELSGRGVGLDIVKSMAQEVGGTVRVTSQPGKGTAFHFQLPLTLSVVRTLMVEVAGEVYAFPLSRIDQIVTLKQQDLSVVENRQYFTLEEQNIGLIPLYQVLDLPPPQTPSESYWVVVLSDQSDPYGLMVDRCLGERELVVRPLDPRLGKLQDVSAAALMGDGSLVLILDVSDLIRSVNGLLGNSRLAKVGETRNSKQGKAEAKRVLVVDDSITVREMERKLLQNHGYIVDVAVDGMEAWNAVRSYPYDLVISDIDMPRMNGIDLIKQIKRHSRFQSIPVIVVSYRDRENDRIQGLEAGADYYLTKNSFHDDTLIRAVADLIGE; encoded by the coding sequence GAGGCGGAACCGACGGCAATTCAGCCGCTAGAGGCACTGATGCGGGCTGCTCATTCAATCAAGGGGGCGGCGCGGATTGTAGGACTGGATGCGGCAGTGAACCTGGCTCACACGATGGAGGATTGCTTTGTTGCAGCTCAGGAACGGACGCTGACCCTCAACGCGGATCTGGTGGATCAGCTTTTGTGCGGCGTTGATTTATTGCAGGAACTCAGCCATACCAGCGATCGCGATCTGCCCGAATGGTTTGCTGAACACGATAACGCGATCGCCACCGTTCGATCGAGGATTGAATCCCTGCGGCAGTCTCCCTCGGATGCTCAAACTGGTTCATCTCCAGATTCACAAAGCCCTTCTTCCCCCGATTCGCCCGATCATCCTGCGAATAATAATTCTTCGGGAAATTCACCCCATTCTTCAGACCTTGCTGCTAGTGGGAACGGTTACAGTCAGGCACAGCCGAGTCAAAACCAGTCTGTTTTAGTCGCTGCCCGATCGCCCTCTGGAGAAACGGCAAAGCAGCCGATCGACTCACAGCGGGATTCATCCACTCGTGATTCAGCGGCTTCTGGGTCGCAGCGGGTGGTGCGGGTGAGTGCGGATAACCTGAATCGGATTATGGGACTTGCCGGAGAATCGCTGATTGAGGCGAATGCCCTGCCTGCCTTTGCCAATGCCCTGATGAAGGTGCGATCGCATCAGATCGAGCTGGCTACCAATTTAGATGCCCTGGAACAGCGACTCCTTGGCGAATCTGCCCTCAGTCCGGTCGAGCAGGTGCTATTTGAGCGGGTTCGGCAGCAGGAGCGACAGTGCCGCAATTTGCTCAGCGATCGGGTCGCGGAACTGGAGGAATTTATTCGCCGCACCACAAATTTGTCCGATCGGCTGTATCGGGAGGTCATTACGTCCCATATGCGTCCCTTTGAGGAGGGGGTGCAGAACTTTTCTCGCATGGTACGCGACCTTGCCCGCAGTCTCAACAAGCAAGTTCGACTGGAAATTATTGGCAAATCCACGACGGTCGATCGGGATATTCTGGCGCGACTGGAAACCCCCATCACCCACATTCTGCGAAATGCGATCGATCACGGCATCGAATTCCCGGCAGACCGGGTTGCAGCAGGCAAATTACCTGAAGGCAGAATTCGGCTGGAAGCAGCCCATCGGGGCGGAATGCTCACGATTACCGTTTCAGACGATGGGACAGGCATCAACGTGCAGCGGCTTCGCCAAAAGGCGATCGATCGGCAGCTCATCACCCCAGATATGGCTTCCCGCCTCTCGGATGCCGAACTGATGGAGTTCCTCTTCCTGCCCGGCTTTACCCTGTCTCAGCAGGTGACGGAACTTTCTGGACGTGGGGTGGGCTTGGATATTGTCAAAAGTATGGCGCAGGAAGTGGGCGGGACGGTGCGCGTGACCTCTCAGCCGGGGAAAGGCACGGCATTTCATTTCCAGTTGCCCCTCACCCTTTCCGTCGTGCGAACGCTGATGGTCGAAGTCGCAGGCGAAGTCTATGCCTTTCCGCTCTCCCGTATTGACCAGATCGTGACGCTGAAGCAGCAAGACCTTTCCGTGGTGGAAAATCGGCAGTACTTCACGCTGGAGGAGCAAAACATCGGGCTGATTCCTCTCTACCAAGTGCTGGATCTGCCGCCGCCGCAAACCCCATCCGAGTCCTACTGGGTGGTCGTTCTGAGCGATCAGTCTGACCCCTACGGCTTAATGGTCGATCGCTGTCTGGGAGAACGGGAACTGGTTGTGCGCCCGCTCGACCCGCGTCTGGGCAAATTGCAGGATGTGAGCGCAGCGGCACTGATGGGCGACGGTTCGCTGGTGCTGATCCTGGATGTATCTGACCTGATTCGATCGGTTAACGGACTGCTCGGAAACAGCAGATTGGCAAAGGTAGGCGAAACGCGCAATAGCAAGCAGGGGAAAGCAGAAGCAAAACGAGTGCTGGTTGTCGATGATTCGATTACCGTGCGGGAAATGGAGCGCAAACTGCTGCAAAACCACGGCTATATCGTCGATGTTGCGGTAGACGGCATGGAAGCCTGGAACGCCGTTCGCTCCTATCCCTACGATCTGGTGATCAGCGATATCGATATGCCGCGCATGAACGGAATTGATCTGATTAAACAAATTAAACGTCACTCCAGATTTCAGTCTATTCCCGTGATTGTGGTGTCCTACCGCGATCGCGAAAACGATCGAATTCAGGGATTAGAAGCCGGAGCAGATTATTATCTAACCAAAAATAGCTTCCACGACGATACACTCATCCGCGCTGTCGCTGACCTGATTGGCGAATAA
- a CDS encoding response regulator: MRIAIVNDMVIAIEAMRRVLLTVAEHQVVWVAKNGVEAVAKCAQDTPDLILMDLIMPVMDGIEATRQIMQRSPCAILIVTADVKLNAAKVYEAMSYGALDAVNTPILGTYGNPEITQSLLRRTKSPRHHPLPPACQL; encoded by the coding sequence ATGAGAATTGCGATTGTAAATGACATGGTGATTGCGATCGAAGCAATGCGGCGGGTGCTGTTGACCGTTGCTGAACATCAGGTCGTTTGGGTTGCAAAAAATGGTGTGGAAGCGGTTGCCAAATGTGCCCAGGACACGCCCGACTTAATTTTGATGGATTTGATTATGCCCGTGATGGACGGCATTGAAGCTACCCGGCAAATCATGCAGCGATCGCCCTGCGCCATCCTGATTGTCACCGCAGACGTTAAACTCAACGCCGCCAAAGTCTACGAAGCCATGAGCTACGGTGCCCTCGATGCCGTCAACACGCCGATTCTAGGCACCTACGGCAATCCCGAAATCACCCAGTCGCTCCTCCGGCGGACCAAAAGCCCTCGCCACCATCCTCTCCCCCCTGCCTGCCAGCTTTGA
- a CDS encoding chemotaxis protein CheB, producing the protein MPASFDSAIVIIQHVDAHFAEGLIDWLDHQTALRVKKAEVGDRPVKGTALVACTDDHLTLQPGGILTYVREPADYPYRPSIDVFFKSLARSGRQSGTAILLTGMGRDGAEGLSLLRKKGWYTIAQDQASSVVYGMPKAAVELNAAVAVWNPEEIARHLLNPVLR; encoded by the coding sequence CTGCCTGCCAGCTTTGACAGCGCGATCGTCATCATCCAGCACGTCGATGCCCACTTTGCCGAAGGCTTAATCGACTGGCTCGACCATCAAACCGCCCTCAGGGTCAAAAAAGCCGAAGTTGGCGATCGTCCTGTGAAAGGAACCGCGTTAGTCGCCTGTACGGATGATCACCTCACGCTGCAACCGGGCGGCATCCTCACCTATGTCCGAGAACCAGCAGACTATCCCTACCGTCCCTCGATCGATGTGTTCTTCAAAAGTTTGGCGCGATCGGGGCGTCAGTCCGGCACAGCAATCCTGCTTACGGGCATGGGACGCGACGGGGCAGAAGGATTGAGTCTCCTTCGCAAAAAAGGCTGGTACACGATCGCCCAGGATCAGGCGAGCAGCGTGGTTTATGGAATGCCTAAAGCAGCGGTCGAACTCAATGCCGCCGTAGCAGTCTGGAATCCAGAGGAGATTGCGCGGCATTTGCTGAATCCGGTGCTGCGCTAA
- a CDS encoding ATP-dependent 6-phosphofructokinase produces the protein MNTPKRLGILTSGGDCPGLNAVIRAVVSHATLTYNWEVFGIPYATQGLRERQIIPLRMHSFDLRGIDPLVSMGGTILGTVNGGNTLAQAEDIIAGYRALNLDALIAIGGDGSLRILSELAMRGNWQFIGIPKTIDNDVAVTERSVGFDTAVNTITDALNRLTFTAASHDRVMVVEVMGRDAGHLALHAGIAGGADVILLPEIPYSVQEICEHLAELRDRWQRRFAIVVVAEGIHPPAESPCREKPACGMGQFIASQIGECSPYPVDVRVSVLGHIQRGGIPTALDRLIAAAFGKTAVDLVAAGKSNQIVTWQCGEVVAVPIEQVCEQSPHGVEPDSPLVQTARALGIYVGKK, from the coding sequence ATGAACACACCCAAACGATTAGGAATCTTAACCAGCGGCGGAGATTGTCCAGGACTCAATGCCGTGATTCGAGCCGTCGTGAGTCATGCCACGCTCACCTATAACTGGGAGGTTTTTGGGATTCCCTACGCAACGCAGGGCTTGCGGGAACGGCAGATCATTCCGCTCCGGATGCACAGTTTTGATCTGCGGGGCATTGATCCGCTCGTGAGTATGGGCGGCACGATCTTGGGCACCGTGAACGGGGGTAATACCCTGGCGCAGGCAGAGGACATTATTGCCGGATATCGAGCGCTAAACCTGGATGCCCTGATTGCGATCGGCGGAGATGGGAGCCTCAGAATCCTCAGCGAACTGGCAATGCGGGGCAACTGGCAGTTTATCGGCATTCCCAAAACTATCGACAATGATGTGGCGGTGACGGAGCGATCGGTTGGCTTTGATACGGCAGTCAATACGATTACCGATGCGCTCAATCGTCTGACGTTTACGGCTGCCAGCCACGATCGGGTGATGGTGGTGGAAGTGATGGGACGGGACGCCGGACACCTGGCACTCCATGCCGGAATTGCAGGTGGGGCAGATGTGATTTTGCTGCCGGAAATTCCCTATTCTGTTCAGGAAATCTGCGAGCACCTGGCAGAACTGCGCGATCGCTGGCAGCGACGATTTGCGATCGTGGTGGTGGCAGAAGGCATTCATCCCCCCGCCGAATCCCCCTGTCGTGAAAAGCCTGCCTGCGGGATGGGGCAATTTATTGCCAGCCAGATTGGCGAGTGCAGTCCCTATCCGGTTGATGTGCGCGTTTCCGTTCTAGGACACATCCAGCGGGGCGGTATTCCCACAGCACTCGATCGGCTGATTGCGGCTGCCTTTGGCAAGACTGCGGTGGATCTGGTGGCGGCAGGAAAATCGAACCAGATCGTAACCTGGCAGTGCGGAGAAGTTGTTGCCGTGCCGATCGAGCAGGTGTGTGAGCAAAGTCCCCACGGCGTTGAGCCGGACAGCCCTCTGGTTCAAACCGCACGGGCACTGGGAATCTACGTCGGCAAGAAGTAA
- a CDS encoding glucose 1-dehydrogenase, with protein MKGLKGKTALITGASSGIGQAIAIRLAQEGCNIAINYRKNPDGAEDTEELAMQKACGDAEQCGVQSLLVQGDVSKEEDIQQVMQAVVEKFGGLDILINNAGIQTEYASHEVPTEEFDRIIGVNLRGAYLCAREAIQQFLEQNRPGVIINVSSVHEIIPRPMYITYSISKGGMGNMTRTLALEYANRGIRVNAIAPGATITPINDAWTDDPEQKAIVESHIPMGRAGTSEEMAAAVAFLVSDEATYITGQTLYIDGGLTLYADFREPWSA; from the coding sequence ATGAAAGGCTTGAAGGGAAAGACAGCTCTGATTACAGGTGCGAGTTCCGGCATTGGGCAGGCGATCGCCATTCGGTTGGCGCAGGAGGGCTGCAATATTGCGATTAACTACCGCAAAAATCCCGATGGGGCAGAGGATACGGAAGAACTGGCAATGCAGAAAGCCTGCGGGGATGCGGAGCAGTGCGGCGTACAGTCTCTCCTGGTGCAGGGCGATGTTTCCAAAGAAGAGGATATCCAGCAAGTCATGCAAGCTGTGGTGGAGAAATTTGGCGGTCTGGATATTTTGATTAACAATGCGGGAATTCAGACCGAATACGCCTCCCATGAAGTCCCTACCGAGGAATTCGATCGCATTATTGGGGTGAACCTGCGTGGAGCGTATCTCTGTGCGCGGGAAGCTATCCAACAGTTTTTGGAGCAGAATCGTCCCGGCGTCATTATCAATGTTTCCAGCGTTCACGAAATCATTCCCCGCCCCATGTACATTACCTACTCAATCAGTAAGGGCGGCATGGGCAATATGACCCGCACCCTCGCCCTGGAATATGCCAATCGGGGAATTCGGGTGAATGCGATCGCGCCTGGAGCAACGATTACACCCATTAACGACGCCTGGACGGACGATCCAGAGCAAAAGGCGATCGTGGAAAGCCATATTCCAATGGGCCGTGCCGGAACGTCAGAGGAAATGGCAGCCGCAGTTGCTTTTCTGGTATCGGATGAAGCGACCTACATCACGGGACAAACGCTCTATATTGACGGTGGATTAACCCTCTACGCCGATTTCCGCGAACCCTGGTCAGCCTAG
- a CDS encoding SDH family Clp fold serine proteinase: MGFSTLFWIFIIFSTLQPLIQRRVVESRRLGAIQTFQQKRQSRTILLIHRQESISLLGIPLSRYITIEDSEQILRAIRLTPPDVPIDLILHTPGGLVLATEQIARALIRHRAKVTVFIPHYAMSGGTMLALAADEIVMDENAVLGPVDPQLGNVPAASVIKVVEEKPISEIDDQTLITADIARKALAQVQRFVRTLLADEFPEKKIDPEHVDRIVDALTTGRVTHDYPITVEEAKDMGLPITVGLPKEIYQLMDFYPQPMTGRPSVQYVPLPFQPRRMPLPEGAEARSDR, from the coding sequence ATGGGCTTTTCTACCCTCTTCTGGATTTTCATTATTTTTTCAACTTTGCAGCCCCTCATTCAGCGCAGAGTCGTGGAGTCTCGTCGCTTGGGGGCAATCCAAACCTTTCAGCAGAAGCGGCAGAGCCGTACAATTTTGCTGATCCATCGGCAGGAGTCGATCAGCCTGTTAGGTATTCCCCTGTCTCGCTACATCACGATCGAAGATTCCGAGCAGATTTTGCGTGCCATTCGCCTGACTCCCCCCGATGTGCCGATCGATCTCATCCTGCATACCCCCGGCGGACTTGTCCTTGCCACTGAGCAGATTGCCAGAGCCTTGATTCGCCATCGGGCAAAAGTAACCGTCTTTATTCCCCATTACGCGATGAGCGGGGGAACCATGCTGGCGCTAGCAGCCGATGAAATTGTGATGGACGAAAACGCGGTGCTGGGTCCGGTTGATCCGCAGCTTGGCAACGTACCTGCCGCCAGCGTGATCAAGGTCGTCGAAGAAAAGCCCATCAGCGAAATTGATGATCAGACCCTCATTACCGCCGATATTGCCCGCAAGGCGTTGGCGCAGGTGCAGCGGTTTGTTCGCACTTTGCTGGCAGACGAATTTCCCGAAAAGAAGATTGACCCAGAACATGTCGATCGCATTGTAGATGCCCTGACAACAGGCAGAGTCACCCACGACTACCCGATTACGGTCGAAGAAGCAAAAGACATGGGATTGCCCATCACCGTGGGACTGCCGAAGGAAATCTATCAGCTCATGGATTTCTATCCGCAGCCAATGACGGGTCGCCCGTCTGTGCAATACGTTCCGCTGCCGTTCCAACCCCGCCGGATGCCCTTACCGGAAGGTGCAGAGGCAAGAAGCGATCGTTAA
- a CDS encoding DoxX family protein, protein MNLAQRLTATTIAALQPNFTPNYLSQVAWTVLRVVAGVVMVHNGLDKLSNIESFAQAYVQVIGLPFPIFFSYVAGFTELLGAPLLALGFLTRPAALGLFSTMLVAMYHHVLVAGFSIPYLELSALYASVFLFFLVNGAGLFSVDSLLAGWLSASVAAQTPADAATVPAAVREEAGVQ, encoded by the coding sequence ATGAATCTCGCACAACGTCTCACGGCGACGACGATCGCTGCTCTTCAGCCCAACTTTACGCCTAACTATCTCTCCCAGGTTGCCTGGACGGTTCTCCGGGTGGTTGCTGGCGTGGTGATGGTTCACAATGGACTCGATAAACTCTCCAATATCGAAAGCTTTGCCCAGGCTTACGTTCAGGTAATTGGGTTGCCTTTCCCGATCTTCTTCAGCTACGTTGCAGGTTTCACCGAACTCCTGGGCGCACCCCTGCTGGCACTGGGCTTCCTGACCCGTCCCGCTGCCCTGGGTTTGTTTTCGACCATGCTGGTGGCAATGTATCACCATGTGCTGGTGGCAGGTTTCAGCATTCCCTACCTGGAACTGTCTGCCCTGTACGCATCGGTCTTTCTGTTCTTCCTGGTGAACGGTGCCGGTCTATTTTCTGTTGATTCACTGCTGGCTGGCTGGCTCAGTGCTTCCGTGGCGGCTCAGACTCCGGCGGATGCAGCAACCGTTCCTGCGGCAGTTCGGGAAGAGGCAGGCGTCCAGTAG
- a CDS encoding 2-hydroxyacid dehydrogenase, giving the protein MKVAVFSTRQYDRQFLEVANYDHEHELVFFEVSLDRNSASLANRYPAVCLFVNDVADATTLEILASHGVALVALRCAGFNNVDLRAASRLGIRVVRVPAYSPYAVAEHVVAMIQTLNRKTHRAYNRVREGNFSLEGLLGYDLHGRTVGVVGTGKIGQIFAQIMQGFGCRVLGYDLFKNPAFEAIGHYVQLPELLSQSDIISLHCPLTPETYHLINQQAIEKMKLGAMLINTSRGGLVDTEAAIEGLKSHKIGALGLDVYEQESDLFFEDLSNEIIQDDLFERLTTFPNVLITAHQAFFTKEALENIAETTLQNITDFEAEQPLKNEVKAEEKIVSKSSA; this is encoded by the coding sequence ATGAAAGTTGCAGTGTTCAGTACACGACAGTACGATCGTCAGTTCCTCGAAGTGGCGAACTATGACCATGAGCATGAGCTGGTTTTCTTTGAGGTGTCGCTCGATCGCAATTCCGCATCCCTGGCAAATCGCTATCCTGCCGTTTGTCTCTTTGTCAATGATGTCGCCGATGCCACAACATTGGAGATTCTGGCATCCCACGGAGTAGCTCTGGTTGCGCTGCGCTGTGCCGGGTTCAACAATGTGGATCTGAGGGCAGCGTCACGGTTGGGCATTCGCGTGGTTCGGGTTCCAGCCTATTCCCCCTATGCGGTGGCAGAACACGTCGTCGCCATGATCCAAACTCTGAATCGCAAAACCCACCGAGCCTACAACCGCGTGCGGGAAGGCAATTTTTCCCTGGAAGGGCTGCTGGGCTACGATCTGCATGGGCGTACCGTAGGGGTAGTCGGAACAGGGAAGATTGGGCAGATTTTCGCGCAAATTATGCAGGGGTTTGGCTGTCGGGTGCTGGGCTACGACTTGTTCAAAAATCCGGCATTTGAGGCGATTGGTCACTATGTCCAGCTACCCGAACTGCTGTCCCAATCGGATATTATTTCGCTCCACTGTCCCCTGACGCCCGAAACCTATCACCTGATTAACCAGCAGGCGATCGAGAAGATGAAGCTGGGAGCCATGCTAATTAATACCAGCCGGGGCGGGTTAGTCGATACGGAAGCAGCGATCGAGGGATTGAAGTCGCACAAAATTGGCGCATTAGGGCTGGATGTTTACGAGCAGGAGTCGGATTTGTTCTTTGAAGACCTCTCAAACGAGATTATCCAGGATGATTTGTTCGAGCGTCTAACGACCTTTCCCAACGTGCTAATTACGGCGCACCAGGCATTCTTCACAAAGGAAGCCCTGGAAAATATTGCAGAAACTACGCTGCAAAATATCACAGATTTCGAGGCAGAACAGCCCTTAAAAAACGAAGTGAAAGCCGAAGAAAAAATCGTTTCCAAATCCTCCGCGTAG
- a CDS encoding cadherin-like domain-containing protein yields the protein MARDSGNTLLSARSLNLATGAKTRRETIGGTDLRDFFKFNLTSRSSFDLSLKKLRSNVDVSLLDSTRKVIASSRQPARRSESIKTTLDAGTFYIRLNTKEATTGYQLTVSATPAPGGGTPGGGTPGGGTLPNTAPTIATNTALTVNRNGTGTIGRANLLSSDTQQTADQLLYRVTTLPANGSLFLNGTLLGVGSAFTQTDIDNNRLTYKQTAIKSIPNTGQIDTGSTRGAKISGSNVVWAAEDGTGDTEIFLYRGSTGAVTQLTNNAVNDRSPEIFGSNVVWQSGTGNDAEIFLYNGTTTTQLSTNTVEDSKAKISDGYVVWQRQTSSTQSDIRYYRLSDGTRGSVDLDADNDDIDPAISGSKVVFKRNYVPSSSDSRNGIYFVDLASGTGETQVSFGSSGYTDRRPQISGSTVVWERDFTGGNMDILYDADLLVPGASTVNTSVTLGDEAPLISGSNIVFRRTGSPGGTQDGGYVFNITTGTEERFIPTPSFSINSIDGNLVGWTGNMGGSANANLYNLTTRTPLTLDGGVALQGLVSVSGANAAWVGGAGPGTIDRLFFYDGTIASDSFGFSVSDGSLTTNGTFNFTVA from the coding sequence ATGGCTAGAGATTCTGGAAATACGTTACTGTCTGCCCGATCGCTTAATCTGGCAACGGGTGCTAAAACCCGCAGAGAGACGATCGGTGGAACTGACCTGCGGGATTTCTTCAAGTTCAATCTGACCAGCCGCAGCAGCTTTGACCTGAGTTTAAAGAAACTGCGATCCAACGTCGATGTGTCCCTGCTGGATAGTACCCGCAAAGTCATTGCTTCTTCCCGCCAACCCGCTCGGCGATCGGAATCGATTAAAACGACGCTAGATGCTGGCACCTTCTACATCCGGTTAAATACCAAGGAAGCGACGACTGGCTATCAGTTGACCGTTTCAGCAACTCCTGCTCCGGGCGGTGGGACTCCTGGTGGTGGCACTCCCGGTGGTGGCACTCTGCCCAATACGGCTCCAACGATCGCCACCAATACAGCCCTGACCGTAAACCGAAACGGAACTGGGACGATCGGACGCGCAAATTTGCTGTCGAGCGACACGCAGCAAACCGCCGATCAGCTCTTGTACCGCGTCACCACCTTGCCTGCAAACGGATCGCTGTTTTTGAATGGGACGTTGCTGGGAGTCGGTAGTGCCTTCACGCAAACGGACATTGACAACAATCGGTTGACCTACAAGCAGACCGCCATCAAATCGATTCCCAATACCGGGCAAATTGACACGGGCAGCACCAGAGGAGCAAAAATTTCGGGTTCCAATGTGGTGTGGGCTGCGGAAGACGGCACTGGCGACACGGAGATCTTCCTCTATCGGGGGAGCACTGGCGCCGTGACCCAACTGACCAACAACGCCGTTAACGATAGGAGTCCCGAAATTTTTGGTTCCAATGTCGTCTGGCAAAGCGGCACTGGTAACGACGCGGAAATTTTCCTCTACAACGGCACAACTACCACCCAACTCAGCACCAATACGGTTGAAGACAGCAAGGCAAAGATTTCCGACGGCTATGTAGTCTGGCAGCGGCAGACTTCCTCAACCCAGAGCGATATTCGCTACTATCGACTGAGCGATGGGACAAGAGGATCTGTAGACCTCGATGCAGACAATGATGACATCGATCCTGCCATTTCTGGGTCTAAGGTGGTGTTTAAGCGGAACTATGTACCGAGCAGCAGCGATTCCCGGAACGGCATCTACTTCGTTGATCTGGCATCGGGGACAGGGGAAACTCAGGTTTCGTTCGGCTCATCCGGTTACACCGATCGCAGACCCCAAATTTCCGGCTCTACTGTGGTCTGGGAACGGGATTTCACGGGTGGCAACATGGACATCCTGTACGATGCAGATCTGCTTGTTCCCGGCGCATCAACCGTGAATACCAGCGTAACCCTGGGGGATGAGGCACCGCTGATTTCTGGCTCCAATATCGTCTTCAGACGCACAGGCTCTCCCGGCGGCACCCAGGACGGTGGCTATGTGTTTAATATCACGACAGGCACAGAGGAACGTTTTATCCCCACACCCTCCTTCTCCATCAACAGCATTGACGGCAATCTGGTGGGCTGGACAGGAAACATGGGTGGCTCTGCCAATGCAAACCTCTACAATCTAACAACCCGAACTCCTCTGACGCTGGATGGCGGGGTTGCGCTTCAGGGCTTGGTCAGCGTTTCTGGTGCAAATGCAGCCTGGGTTGGTGGGGCTGGACCGGGCACAATCGATCGCCTCTTCTTCTACGATGGCACGATCGCATCGGATAGCTTTGGCTTTAGCGTCAGCGACGGTTCATTGACGACGAACGGTACATTTAACTTCACCGTTGCTTAG